In one Galactobacillus timonensis genomic region, the following are encoded:
- a CDS encoding purine-nucleoside phosphorylase, which produces MRIAEHYLEDAVQFNSVRNMFGYTGTYQGKRVSVMGTGMGCPSMGIYSWELIHVYGCKNLIRIGTAGTWQPYVHVRDVVFAQGSCTTSNYPALQGLPGTFAPICSFELLEKAVAKAKEMGLHYHVGNVLSSDVFYGEELPHAKTFRDMGVLAVEMESAALYTNAAAAGAKALCILTISDGPDEVTTSQERETSFTQMMEIALSLA; this is translated from the coding sequence TTGCGTATTGCGGAGCATTATCTGGAGGATGCGGTTCAGTTCAATTCTGTCCGCAATATGTTCGGCTATACAGGTACGTATCAGGGAAAACGTGTATCGGTTATGGGAACCGGCATGGGCTGCCCGTCGATGGGCATTTACAGCTGGGAGCTGATCCATGTGTATGGCTGCAAGAATCTGATCCGGATCGGTACGGCCGGCACCTGGCAGCCCTATGTGCATGTTCGCGATGTCGTCTTTGCGCAGGGCTCCTGCACAACGAGCAACTATCCTGCGCTGCAGGGACTTCCGGGAACATTTGCGCCAATCTGCAGCTTTGAACTGCTGGAAAAAGCGGTCGCTAAGGCAAAGGAAATGGGACTGCACTATCACGTTGGCAATGTTCTTTCATCCGATGTGTTCTATGGCGAAGAACTTCCGCATGCAAAAACGTTCCGTGATATGGGCGTGCTTGCGGTCGAGATGGAATCAGCGGCGCTCTATACCAATGCGGCAGCGGCAGGAGCAAAGGCATTGTGCATTCTGACAATCTCGGATGGTCCGGATGAAGTGACCACGTCTCAGGAGCGGGAAACATCATTTACGCAGATGATGGAAATTGCTCTGTCACTGGCCTAA